One region of Zingiber officinale cultivar Zhangliang chromosome 7B, Zo_v1.1, whole genome shotgun sequence genomic DNA includes:
- the LOC122004151 gene encoding glucan endo-1,3-beta-D-glucosidase-like translates to MAGTVMKATSLLLLSLFLLPCLMNGKTALAATISATRSWCVSKPGMTTEKLVANINYACGSGLADCKSIQEDGPCYSTDVIKMASYAMNAYYYGAGHREINCYFDGSALIVHHDPSYDDCIYP, encoded by the exons ATGGCGGGCACAGTGATGAAGGCCACAAGTTTACTTCTTTTATCTTTGTTCCTCCTCCCTTGCCTAATGAATGGCAAG ACAGCGTTGGCGGCGACGATCTCAGCCACAAGATCATGGTGCGTGTCCAAGCCGGGAATGACAACGGAGAAACTCGTGGCGAACATCAACTATGCTTGCGGGAGCGGCTTAGCAGACTGCAAATCGATACAAGAAGATGGCCCATGCTATTCCACGGACGTAATCAAAATGGCAAGCTACGCCATGAATGCCTACTACTACGGCGCCGGCCACAGGGAAATCAACTGCTACTTCGATGGTAGCGCCCTCATAGTCCACCATGACCCCT CTTATGATGACTGCATATATCCTTAA